Proteins from one Ipomoea triloba cultivar NCNSP0323 chromosome 1, ASM357664v1 genomic window:
- the LOC116020353 gene encoding phospholipase A1-IIbeta-like: MSGSGIGNIWNHGWKELSGSDNWKDLLEPLDSDLRRYLIHYGAMIEAVGDGFIKDSDSKNVGMPRYARTNLFENTGLVRGNPFKYEVTKYFYATSELAFWKESDWIGYVAVATNEGKFALGRRDIVVVWRGTVRPLEWADDAIFLFVNAPLIFPKNPDPLVHEGWYFMYTTTTDKDDGKSPRDEIREEVERLVELYKAEEVSITVIGHSLGASMATLNAVDLAANPINNNNKDIIPVTAFLYASPKVGDLNFQKAFSNQQNLRALRISDVHDKVPTLPPFGWKDGENMDSKKPYEEVGVGLQIESEKSDYLKPKDLNYHDLMLYMHGIDLYQTSKGKFERIGDFDLAKVNKYQDALNDKYGIPIAWFDIKDRVMVQLPNGNYIVDDHENDKTF, translated from the exons ATGAGTGGGAGTGGGATTGGGAACATTTGGAACCATGGTTGGAAGGAGCTAAGTGGGAGTGATAACTGGAAAGATCTACTGGAGCCGTTGGATTCTGATCTCCGCCGCTACCTCATTCACTACGGAGCCATGATTGAAGCCGTAGGCGATGGTTTCATAAAAGATTCAGATTCCAAAAATGTGGGAATGCCACGATACGCCAGGACAAACCTCTTTGAAAATACAGGACTTGTCAGGGGAAACCCTTTCAA ATATGAAGTGACCAAATACTTTTATGCAACATCTGAATTAGCATTCTGGAAGGAATCAGACTGGATTGGATATGTTGCTGTGGCCACGAATGAAGGAAAATTTGCTTTAGGACGAAGAGACATTGTGGTTGTTTGGAGGGGAACAGTCCGACCCTTAGAGTGGGCTGATGATGCCATATTCCTTTTTGTTAATGCGCCATTAATCTTTCCCAAAAACCCTGATCCTCTGGTGCATGAGGGTTGGTACTTTATGTACACCACCACCACCGATAAAGATGATGGAAAGAGTCCTAGAGATGAG attcgtGAAGAAGTTGAAAGACTTGTTGAGTTATACAAGGCCGAGGAAGTTAGCATAACCGTGATAGGACACAGCTTGGGTGCATCCATGGCAACACTAAACGCAGTAGACCTGGCTGCCAATCcaatcaacaacaataataaagatattATTCCTGTCACTGCTTTCTTGTATGCAAGCCCCAAAGTAGGGGATCTGAATTTTCAAAAAGCCTTCTCTAATCAACAAAACCTTCGAGCCTTGCGAATCTCCGACGTCCATGATAAAGTTCCAACACTTCCGCCGTTTGGATGGAAAGATGGTGAAAACATGGATTCAAAAAAACCTTACGAAGAAGTGGGGGTGGGTTTGCAGATTGAATCTGAGAAATCCGACTATTTGAAGCCTAAGGACCTCAACTATCACGACTTGATGCTTTATATGCATGGAATTGATTTATACCAGACGTCTAAAGGGAAGTTTGAGCGTATCGGAGACTTTGATCTTGCCAAAGTTAATAAGTATCAGGATGCTTTGAATGACAAGTATGGTATACCAATAGCATGGTTTGACATAAAAGATAGAGTAATGGTTCAGCTGCCCAACGGGAATTATATCGTTGACGATCATGAAAACGACAAGACATTTTAa